One Actinomycetota bacterium DNA segment encodes these proteins:
- a CDS encoding pyruvate, water dikinase regulatory protein, with protein sequence MPVTIYAVSDFSGETAERVARAATGQFPDTDFNIIMVPAVNNKDRLETVIKRAKIDKAVVFYTLVKPEFRDFFRREIKAAGINALDVLSPALDALDTVTGKAPSTEPGPIVRLDQEYFQWIDAIQFTVRHDDGSEIDDLKKADIILVGVSRTGKTPLSIYLAYRGWKVANIPLVYGLPYPKELFKMDREKIIGLTINPKRLHDIRIRRLKVMPELSDAQYADPTYILKEIRFSTELMRRLRCRTIDVTGKAVEEIAQEIIMGFPAVAQPLT encoded by the coding sequence GTGCCTGTAACCATCTACGCCGTATCTGATTTCTCAGGAGAGACGGCCGAGCGCGTAGCCCGCGCGGCGACCGGGCAGTTCCCCGACACCGATTTCAATATCATCATGGTGCCGGCCGTAAACAACAAAGACCGGTTGGAAACGGTCATCAAACGGGCTAAGATCGACAAGGCTGTGGTCTTTTACACGCTGGTCAAGCCGGAGTTCCGCGACTTCTTCCGCCGTGAGATCAAAGCTGCCGGAATAAACGCGCTGGATGTTCTAAGCCCGGCCCTGGACGCGCTGGACACGGTCACGGGCAAAGCGCCGTCAACGGAACCCGGCCCGATCGTTCGTCTCGACCAAGAATATTTCCAGTGGATCGACGCCATTCAGTTTACGGTTCGCCATGACGACGGCTCCGAAATCGACGACCTAAAAAAAGCGGATATTATCCTGGTCGGCGTGTCCCGAACCGGCAAAACGCCCTTGAGCATTTATCTGGCCTATCGCGGTTGGAAGGTCGCCAACATTCCTCTGGTTTACGGGTTGCCGTATCCGAAGGAACTCTTCAAGATGGACAGGGAGAAGATAATCGGCTTGACCATCAACCCCAAACGCTTGCACGATATCCGTATCCGGCGGCTTAAAGTCATGCCCGAACTCTCCGACGCGCAATACGCCGACCCGACCTATATCTTGAAGGAAATCAGGTTCAGCACGGAGCTGATGAGGCGGCTGCGTTGCCGGACGATAGACGTGACGGGCAAAGCCGTCGAGGAGATCGCCCAGGAGATAATCATGGGCTTTCCGGCGGTCGCTCAACCGCTGACGTAA
- the recO gene encoding DNA repair protein RecO codes for MPTYKAKAIVLNTFKLGEADKIIILYSGSRGKIRAVAKGARKTKSKFGGTLEPFTVADMMFYEGKSLDIIQQAEIIMSFKEIRADLEKLKYGSVLLELIDKVGQEREESYDSFSLLLAALQCLKDAAGNYRTLLTVFQLKLMVILGYRPHLSRCPACAGPLPEASEQAYFSLKYGGLLCDGCLPRDPEAVAVSPETRAHIEQALDTPLARWQELDFNADNVKGIARLTEMFVAYHLDRKLKSPRLLDI; via the coding sequence GTGCCTACTTATAAAGCCAAAGCGATTGTTCTGAACACCTTCAAACTGGGTGAAGCGGACAAGATCATCATTCTATACAGCGGCAGCCGGGGTAAGATACGGGCGGTCGCCAAGGGCGCCCGGAAGACCAAGAGCAAATTCGGCGGGACGCTGGAGCCGTTTACCGTGGCGGATATGATGTTCTACGAGGGCAAATCGCTCGACATCATCCAGCAGGCCGAAATCATCATGTCGTTTAAGGAAATCCGCGCCGACCTGGAAAAACTCAAGTACGGTTCGGTCTTGCTGGAGCTGATCGACAAGGTCGGCCAGGAGCGCGAGGAATCGTACGACTCCTTTTCGTTGTTACTGGCCGCGCTGCAGTGCCTGAAGGACGCCGCCGGCAACTACCGGACGTTATTGACTGTTTTTCAGTTGAAGCTGATGGTGATTCTGGGATACCGGCCGCACTTGTCCCGCTGTCCCGCTTGCGCCGGGCCTTTGCCGGAGGCCTCAGAGCAAGCGTATTTCAGCCTGAAATACGGCGGTTTGCTGTGCGACGGCTGCCTGCCGCGCGACCCGGAGGCGGTAGCGGTTTCGCCGGAAACCCGCGCCCACATTGAGCAGGCCTTGGATACGCCGCTGGCGCGATGGCAGGAGCTGGACTTTAACGCTGACAACGTCAAGGGCATCGCCCGGTTAACGGAAATGTTCGTCGCTTACCACCTTGACCGCAAGCTAAAAAGCCCCAGGCTCCTGGACATATAA
- the deoC gene encoding deoxyribose-phosphate aldolase: MPVNRFQLAKMIDYAALQANTTEKQIRKLCAEAKEFHVASVCVNPAYVGLAVNLLKGSDVKVGSVVDFPLGQSTVRVKSFEALDCIGRGANEIDMVMNVGALKSGRLELVKRGIESVVKLARAKEPQLGQTITIKVIIEACYLTDQQKRQASEIVKMSGADFVKTSTGFGSGGATAKDVKLIREIVGFDVGVKASGGIKTCDKALELIEAGATRIGTSHAVPILEECAE, encoded by the coding sequence ATGCCGGTAAATAGGTTTCAACTTGCCAAAATGATCGATTACGCGGCGCTGCAGGCCAACACCACCGAAAAACAAATCCGGAAGCTGTGCGCGGAAGCTAAGGAATTCCATGTCGCCAGCGTCTGCGTCAATCCGGCATACGTGGGATTGGCCGTCAATCTGTTAAAAGGCAGCGACGTGAAAGTCGGCTCGGTGGTTGATTTTCCCCTGGGCCAGTCGACGGTCCGGGTCAAGAGCTTCGAAGCCTTGGACTGTATCGGGCGGGGCGCCAACGAAATAGACATGGTTATGAACGTCGGCGCCTTGAAGTCGGGGCGGTTGGAGCTGGTTAAAAGAGGTATCGAATCCGTCGTCAAACTGGCCCGCGCCAAAGAACCTCAGCTCGGCCAGACTATTACGATCAAGGTCATCATTGAGGCCTGCTATCTTACCGATCAGCAGAAAAGGCAGGCTTCGGAAATCGTTAAAATGTCCGGCGCGGATTTTGTGAAAACGTCGACCGGTTTCGGATCGGGCGGGGCTACGGCCAAAGACGTCAAGTTGATCAGGGAAATAGTCGGTTTCGACGTCGGCGTCAAGGCAAGCGGCGGCATCAAAACCTGCGACAAAGCGCTCGAGCTCATCGAGGCCGGCGCCACCCGCATCGGCACCTCTCACGCCGTCCCTATTTTGGAAGAATGCGCCGAATAG
- a CDS encoding deoxyguanosinetriphosphate triphosphohydrolase, translating into MNIREMIEEREAQFLSPRAQLSAKSKGRERTEVESDIRACFQRDRDRIIHSKSFRRLKHKTQVFLSPEGDHYRTRLTHTLEVSQVARTVSRALSLNEDLTEAIALAHDLGHSPFGHTGEDAWQPPYTDRKFEHHEQSVRVVQVLEHGGEGLNLSWEVVDGIRCHVEELMPATLEGRVVRLADRIAYINHDIEDALMAGILREKDLPADLIAVLGLVGSVRINNMVLDLIKNSTDEDDIRMSAGMYESMEAMKAYLFENVYVGSQAKTEEAKAAGVLRSLYSYYIEHPDQLPEEQGAAVGADLPTRVIDYLAGMTDPFALKKYTHLFMPGVWEG; encoded by the coding sequence TTGAATATCAGAGAAATGATCGAGGAGAGGGAAGCCCAGTTTCTCTCTCCTCGAGCTCAGTTAAGCGCCAAATCAAAAGGTCGTGAACGCACCGAGGTTGAAAGCGACATCAGGGCATGCTTTCAGCGCGACCGCGACCGGATCATCCATTCCAAGTCCTTCCGGCGCTTGAAGCACAAGACGCAAGTGTTCCTGTCCCCGGAAGGCGACCACTATCGGACACGTTTGACTCATACCCTGGAAGTGTCGCAGGTAGCTAGAACCGTTTCCCGGGCGCTGAGTTTGAACGAGGATTTAACGGAAGCGATCGCCCTCGCCCATGACCTTGGCCATAGCCCATTCGGGCACACCGGAGAAGACGCCTGGCAGCCGCCGTATACAGATAGGAAATTCGAACATCATGAACAGAGCGTGCGCGTCGTCCAGGTTCTTGAACACGGCGGGGAAGGCCTTAATCTTTCCTGGGAAGTAGTCGACGGCATTCGCTGCCACGTCGAAGAATTGATGCCCGCGACTTTAGAAGGACGGGTGGTCAGGTTGGCCGACCGGATCGCATATATTAACCATGATATAGAAGATGCCCTGATGGCTGGCATTTTGAGAGAAAAGGACTTGCCGGCTGACTTGATTGCCGTTCTCGGCCTTGTTGGGAGCGTCAGAATAAACAACATGGTTCTTGATTTGATTAAGAATTCTACCGACGAGGACGATATCCGGATGAGTGCGGGGATGTACGAGAGCATGGAAGCCATGAAAGCATATCTTTTCGAAAACGTCTATGTCGGCTCCCAAGCCAAGACCGAGGAGGCGAAAGCCGCTGGCGTGTTGCGCTCACTATACTCTTACTATATAGAACATCCAGATCAGCTACCGGAAGAACAAGGCGCGGCCGTCGGGGCGGATCTCCCCACGCGAGTAATCGACTATCTGGCCGGTATGACCGATCCGTTCGCGCTGAAGAAATACACTCATCTGTTTATGCCCGGCGTCTGGGAAGGCTAA
- the glyS gene encoding glycine--tRNA ligase subunit beta, with translation MAERDLLFEIGVEELPAGACESAVKQLIEKAPNLLVETGVPHGKIKVMATPRRLVVLVKNVKAEGEATTVMVKGPARAVAYDGAGRITQAVVGFAKSQGVDPKQLVIRTEGKGEYVFAIKKKPAPKAVEVLPGALRKLAMSLEFDKSMRWAGYETRFARPVRWIVALLGDTKLPIEFEMIDAGTVTYGPRNLNSKPITVKNPADYLTKIAKAGIVLDHIERRKLIAKKIDEAAKITGGRVADTKVLQEVDFLVETPNAIVGTFDDTFLKLPRCVTVTAMESHQRYFPIENDKGKLLPRFIVVHNGPVDSADLIRSGHERVIRARLADALFFFDEDGKKTLADRVADLKGIVFQDKLGTVFEKTKRIKKLAAEIADQLDYADDEVAETERAAELAKADLTTSMVREFPDLQGVIGEEYARNEGHPKAVSCAISEHYLPRNFGDKLPATKTGIAVSIADKLDTIVGCFAIGLIPTGSEDPYALRRQGQAIVSVILDKGSPLELEPLIAKAFFLYERQKVKTRSAGDVFADIETFFRGRLKFHFTSKGYRYDVADAVLEGELNDLAALESTARVLNGLIGAKVLDDVLTGFERCHNLSKAAKDGHVDATRFTHPSEGKLLAAAESGEAAYEKYLETGNVLAYMKALANMRPAIDKYFDDVLVMDKDEKIRANRLSLLKKTTRLYLAVADFSKIIRIGE, from the coding sequence GTGGCTGAGCGGGACCTTTTATTCGAGATCGGCGTGGAGGAGCTGCCCGCCGGCGCCTGTGAGTCGGCCGTTAAACAGCTGATAGAAAAGGCGCCGAATCTGCTGGTTGAAACCGGCGTCCCTCATGGGAAGATCAAGGTTATGGCGACGCCAAGGCGTCTGGTGGTTTTGGTCAAGAACGTAAAAGCCGAGGGCGAGGCAACGACCGTTATGGTCAAAGGTCCGGCCAGGGCTGTCGCTTACGACGGGGCCGGCCGGATAACCCAAGCTGTCGTCGGTTTCGCGAAATCCCAGGGTGTAGACCCTAAACAGCTTGTCATCAGGACGGAAGGCAAGGGGGAATATGTATTCGCGATTAAGAAAAAGCCGGCGCCAAAGGCCGTCGAGGTGCTGCCCGGCGCGCTAAGAAAACTCGCTATGTCGTTGGAGTTTGACAAGTCCATGCGCTGGGCCGGATACGAAACGCGTTTCGCCCGGCCTGTCAGGTGGATTGTCGCTCTTTTAGGAGACACAAAACTGCCGATTGAGTTTGAGATGATCGACGCCGGCACGGTCACCTATGGCCCGCGCAATCTAAACAGCAAGCCAATTACAGTCAAGAATCCGGCGGACTATCTTACGAAAATCGCCAAAGCCGGAATCGTCCTCGATCACATTGAGCGGCGCAAGCTGATTGCCAAGAAAATTGACGAAGCGGCAAAAATAACCGGCGGCCGCGTCGCCGACACTAAGGTTCTGCAGGAAGTCGATTTCCTGGTCGAGACGCCTAACGCTATCGTCGGGACCTTTGACGACACGTTTTTGAAGCTGCCGCGTTGCGTAACCGTAACCGCCATGGAAAGCCATCAAAGATACTTCCCGATAGAGAACGATAAAGGTAAGCTGCTGCCTCGTTTCATTGTCGTCCATAACGGCCCGGTCGACTCGGCTGATCTGATCAGAAGCGGGCATGAACGCGTCATCAGAGCGCGCCTGGCCGACGCCTTGTTCTTCTTTGACGAGGACGGAAAGAAAACTCTGGCGGATCGGGTCGCCGATTTAAAGGGCATCGTTTTTCAAGACAAACTTGGCACGGTCTTCGAGAAGACTAAGCGTATCAAGAAGTTGGCCGCCGAAATCGCCGACCAGCTAGACTATGCCGACGATGAGGTCGCGGAAACCGAACGTGCGGCTGAGCTGGCTAAAGCCGATTTGACCACTAGCATGGTCAGGGAGTTCCCGGATCTGCAAGGCGTCATCGGCGAGGAATACGCCAGGAACGAGGGGCATCCCAAAGCCGTTTCCTGTGCCATTTCCGAGCATTATCTGCCTCGCAACTTCGGCGATAAATTGCCGGCAACTAAGACGGGGATTGCCGTCAGCATCGCCGATAAGCTGGATACGATCGTGGGTTGTTTCGCCATCGGACTGATTCCGACCGGCAGCGAAGACCCTTACGCGCTGAGGCGGCAAGGTCAGGCCATTGTTTCCGTTATCCTCGACAAGGGATCGCCCTTGGAGCTTGAACCGCTCATCGCTAAGGCCTTCTTTCTCTATGAAAGACAAAAGGTTAAGACACGGTCGGCGGGAGACGTGTTCGCGGACATCGAGACCTTCTTCCGCGGGCGGCTTAAGTTCCATTTCACCAGCAAGGGTTACCGTTACGACGTAGCCGACGCCGTCCTGGAAGGCGAGTTGAACGACCTGGCGGCTTTGGAGTCCACGGCTCGGGTCCTGAACGGACTTATCGGCGCCAAGGTCTTGGACGACGTGCTGACCGGTTTTGAGAGGTGCCACAACCTGTCCAAAGCCGCTAAAGACGGACACGTCGACGCGACCAGGTTCACGCATCCTTCTGAGGGAAAACTTCTGGCCGCGGCCGAGTCCGGCGAAGCGGCGTATGAAAAATACCTGGAGACCGGTAATGTCCTGGCCTATATGAAAGCCTTGGCAAACATGCGGCCGGCCATTGACAAGTACTTCGACGACGTCCTGGTTATGGACAAGGACGAGAAGATCCGGGCCAATCGCCTGTCGCTCCTTAAGAAGACGACCCGGCTTTATCTGGCCGTTGCCGATTTCTCAAAAATCATAAGGATTGGCGAATAG
- the glyQ gene encoding glycine--tRNA ligase subunit alpha, producing the protein MNFQEIILKLSDYWTKQGCLLVQPYDVEVGAGTFNPATFLRALGPEPWNVCYVEPSRRPTDGRYGDNPNRLQFYYQFQVVMKPSPDDIQDLYLRSLESLGVAIKKHDIRFVEDDWESPTLGASGLGWEVWIDGMECTQFTYFQQVGSIDVKPVSVELTYGLERLAMYIQSVDSVFDIEWKAGIKYGEIHHQSEVEWSTYNFEVADTSMLFDLFNMYEAESKSAIKAGLILPAYDYCLKCSHTFNLLDARGAISVTERAGFIGRVRGMAKACAAAYLTQREEMGFPLLSKSGKNNSG; encoded by the coding sequence TTGAACTTCCAAGAGATTATCCTCAAGCTGTCTGATTACTGGACCAAGCAGGGTTGCTTGCTGGTCCAACCCTATGACGTGGAAGTAGGAGCCGGAACGTTCAATCCGGCGACGTTTTTGCGTGCGCTAGGCCCTGAGCCGTGGAACGTCTGCTATGTCGAGCCGAGCCGGCGTCCCACCGACGGCCGCTATGGCGACAACCCAAACCGTCTGCAGTTCTACTACCAGTTTCAGGTAGTCATGAAACCCAGCCCTGACGACATCCAGGACCTGTATCTAAGGAGCCTTGAATCCCTGGGGGTCGCCATAAAGAAGCACGACATCAGGTTCGTCGAAGACGATTGGGAATCGCCGACGCTGGGCGCGTCGGGATTGGGCTGGGAAGTCTGGATCGACGGGATGGAATGTACCCAGTTTACATACTTCCAGCAGGTCGGAAGCATAGACGTCAAACCGGTCAGCGTTGAGCTGACCTACGGGCTTGAACGGTTGGCCATGTATATCCAGAGCGTCGACAGCGTCTTCGACATCGAATGGAAGGCGGGCATAAAGTACGGCGAGATTCATCACCAAAGCGAGGTCGAGTGGTCGACCTATAACTTCGAGGTCGCCGACACGTCTATGCTATTCGACCTATTCAATATGTACGAAGCCGAGTCAAAGTCGGCCATCAAGGCGGGTTTGATCCTGCCGGCGTACGATTACTGCCTGAAGTGCTCGCATACCTTTAACCTTCTGGACGCGAGGGGCGCCATTAGCGTGACCGAACGGGCGGGCTTCATCGGCCGTGTGCGCGGGATGGCCAAGGCTTGCGCCGCCGCTTATCTAACCCAGCGCGAAGAAATGGGATTTCCGCTCCTGTCCAAATCCGGGAAGAATAACAGTGGCTGA
- the ppsA gene encoding phosphoenolpyruvate synthase — translation MVVRDKAKEYVLWFDEFGIDAVPLVGGKSASLGEMTSKTKVPVPYGFATTATAYWHFIDKAGLREKMTAKLAELKDIENSDALQKVGKAVRKMIMDAKMPADLEKSIIESYRALAKKAGEKEPFVAVRSSATAEDLPDASFAGQQETYLNIHGDSQVVEKIKECYSSLFTDRVIYYRVQKGFDHMSVGLSATVQMMVYSKSAGVMFTLDVSNGDQSVILIEGSYGLGEYVVGGNVVPDEFAVDKKSLKIVRQNIVHKPVMLLRDPKGGTVEKDVPAKKADIPCIQEDQVIGLAKFANAIEKHYKRPMDIEWAVDERTNKLFILQARPETVWARAGEPQAEEATVATTTDRKVIVRGLPASPGLAAGKAHLIPTADRIGEFKDGEVLVTEMTAPDWVPAMRKASAIVTDSGGMTCHAAIVSREMGIPCIVGTKSKGTPATKAIKNGGDITVDAKNGVVYEGILEEAVKKQAAAAVGEVVAAEQAPVTGTKIYMNLGDPELAEKYAILPCDGIGLMREEFIWTTSIHEHPLYLIKEGHPEKVVDQLADAFRTVAAAMAPRPIVLRFSDFKSSEYRDLKGGDEFEPEEPSALLGWRGASRYYDPKYEEAFKLEVKAVRKVREEFGLKNVHVMIPFCRTVAEAEKIVGIMAEEGLERNADFKVWLMAEIPSNIILADQFNKYIDGYSIGSNDLTMLILGCDRDNDTVADIFDERNLAVKRAIKHLIEAAHRDGKTVSICGQAPSVYEDFTVFLVKAGIDSISVNPDAVKATRKLVAQVEQRIMVDKLTGNELAEKDDLTW, via the coding sequence ATGGTAGTACGCGATAAAGCTAAGGAATACGTTCTGTGGTTTGACGAATTCGGCATCGACGCCGTACCGCTAGTTGGCGGGAAATCGGCGTCTCTAGGTGAGATGACCTCGAAGACCAAGGTCCCGGTGCCGTACGGATTCGCGACGACCGCGACGGCTTACTGGCACTTTATCGACAAGGCTGGCTTGAGGGAAAAAATGACCGCCAAGCTGGCCGAACTCAAAGACATCGAAAATAGTGACGCTCTCCAGAAAGTGGGCAAGGCGGTCCGGAAGATGATCATGGACGCCAAGATGCCTGCCGACCTGGAAAAATCAATCATAGAATCTTACCGCGCTTTGGCGAAGAAGGCCGGCGAGAAAGAACCTTTCGTGGCCGTGCGCTCATCCGCAACTGCCGAAGACCTGCCCGACGCAAGCTTCGCCGGACAGCAAGAGACATATCTGAATATTCACGGCGACTCCCAAGTTGTCGAGAAGATCAAGGAATGTTATAGCTCACTGTTCACCGACCGCGTCATCTACTACCGGGTGCAGAAAGGGTTCGACCACATGTCGGTTGGTTTGAGCGCGACGGTGCAGATGATGGTCTATTCTAAATCGGCTGGCGTCATGTTTACGCTTGATGTGAGCAACGGTGATCAGTCGGTGATCCTAATCGAGGGCAGCTATGGATTGGGCGAATATGTAGTCGGCGGCAATGTCGTGCCTGACGAGTTCGCCGTAGACAAAAAAAGCCTGAAAATCGTCCGTCAAAACATCGTCCACAAACCGGTCATGCTTTTACGCGATCCGAAAGGCGGCACCGTCGAAAAAGACGTGCCCGCCAAGAAAGCCGACATTCCTTGCATTCAGGAAGATCAAGTTATCGGACTGGCGAAATTCGCCAACGCGATTGAGAAGCATTATAAACGTCCCATGGACATTGAGTGGGCTGTTGACGAACGCACTAACAAGCTGTTTATCTTGCAGGCCCGTCCCGAGACCGTCTGGGCGAGGGCAGGCGAACCACAAGCGGAGGAAGCGACCGTGGCGACAACCACCGACCGAAAGGTAATCGTTCGAGGCCTGCCGGCATCGCCGGGCTTGGCCGCGGGTAAAGCGCACTTAATCCCGACCGCCGACCGGATCGGCGAGTTCAAAGACGGCGAAGTATTGGTAACCGAGATGACCGCGCCGGATTGGGTGCCGGCCATGCGTAAGGCCTCGGCGATAGTTACGGACTCAGGCGGCATGACCTGTCACGCGGCTATAGTCAGTCGGGAAATGGGCATCCCCTGCATCGTCGGAACAAAGAGCAAAGGCACGCCGGCGACAAAAGCGATCAAAAACGGGGGCGATATTACGGTCGACGCCAAGAACGGTGTCGTATATGAAGGCATCCTTGAGGAAGCGGTTAAGAAACAAGCAGCCGCGGCCGTCGGCGAAGTCGTCGCGGCAGAGCAGGCGCCCGTAACGGGAACCAAGATATATATGAACCTGGGCGATCCGGAACTGGCCGAGAAGTACGCTATTCTGCCGTGCGACGGTATCGGTTTGATGCGCGAGGAGTTCATCTGGACGACCTCGATTCACGAGCACCCGTTATACCTTATCAAGGAAGGTCACCCGGAAAAGGTCGTCGACCAGCTGGCGGACGCCTTCCGGACGGTCGCCGCCGCCATGGCTCCCCGGCCGATCGTCCTTCGCTTCAGTGATTTTAAGAGCAGCGAATATAGGGACCTCAAGGGCGGCGACGAGTTCGAGCCGGAAGAGCCCTCGGCTCTTTTGGGCTGGCGCGGTGCCTCCCGCTACTATGATCCGAAATACGAGGAGGCCTTTAAGCTTGAAGTAAAGGCTGTCCGTAAGGTTCGAGAAGAATTTGGATTAAAGAACGTGCACGTCATGATCCCGTTCTGCCGGACGGTTGCCGAAGCGGAGAAGATCGTCGGAATAATGGCCGAGGAAGGTCTGGAAAGAAACGCCGACTTCAAGGTTTGGCTGATGGCCGAGATTCCCAGCAACATCATTCTGGCTGACCAGTTTAATAAGTACATCGACGGTTACTCAATCGGCTCAAACGACCTGACCATGCTGATCCTTGGTTGCGACCGCGATAACGATACCGTGGCCGATATCTTCGACGAGAGGAATCTGGCCGTCAAACGTGCCATCAAGCATCTTATCGAAGCCGCGCACCGCGACGGTAAAACCGTTTCCATCTGCGGCCAAGCCCCCAGCGTATATGAGGACTTCACGGTTTTCCTGGTCAAAGCAGGGATAGATTCGATTTCCGTTAATCCGGACGCCGTCAAAGCGACACGGAAACTGGTCGCGCAGGTCGAGCAGCGGATTATGGTGGACAAGTTAACGGGCAACGAGTTGGCTGAGAAAGACGACCTCACCTGGTAA
- the dnaG gene encoding DNA primase has product MPLIRDEDIDEVRQRADIVDIISAQVQLKKAGRTFKGLCPFHDEKTPSFVVNPDRQTYHCFGCGEGGNVISFVMKTENLDFPEAVKTLADRVGYTLHFVEGTPGRKADEGKQARTYAANAAALAFFSGALKKPSGKKALGYLAGRGFGPSVIDRFKLGFAPDEWEAFAKFAAAKGFKTNELMDAGLVVRSEKNPDRAYDRFRGRVIFPILDLTDKIIGFGGRIIEEGTPKYLNSPETPVFHKSRALYALNWSKDSIKKEKEAIIVEGYTDVIALMDKGVENVVATLGTALGADHLKLLARYTHRVVFVFDADEAGRKAAERGLDLMREFYLGPEFRRFAELTESRHLDMFVAALPPGSDPAEFVTEKGAEEFKALIKSAKPLVDFCLNSVFVGADTKTVAGMQKTAARAMEIIAVLPSPVAREEYLKRVADFLGLSYESLFDEFKKYSRQKEPVRGQAPAATPAKRDPARNVEREVLKLTLQYPERSGQILENLSAEHFSHPDLRSVYELIKEEYAGQGGVDAGRLVGRLSDEGDRQTVTALSTEDIKTNDIERFSADIMMRIKEFEIARRINTLKAEMQKVDSALDAARHDELFSRLLKLEAERREILAQNG; this is encoded by the coding sequence TTGCCCCTGATAAGAGATGAAGACATTGACGAAGTCAGGCAACGAGCCGATATCGTCGATATCATATCCGCCCAGGTTCAGCTAAAAAAGGCCGGCCGCACCTTCAAGGGCTTATGCCCGTTTCACGACGAGAAGACACCCTCCTTTGTCGTCAATCCAGACCGGCAGACATATCATTGTTTTGGCTGCGGAGAGGGTGGCAACGTCATTTCTTTCGTAATGAAAACGGAGAACCTGGATTTTCCGGAAGCGGTCAAGACTCTTGCCGACAGGGTCGGCTACACGCTTCATTTTGTCGAGGGAACACCGGGGCGTAAGGCCGACGAGGGCAAACAGGCCAGAACGTACGCCGCTAATGCGGCGGCGCTGGCGTTCTTTTCCGGAGCCCTGAAGAAGCCGTCGGGCAAGAAAGCCCTCGGTTACCTGGCCGGCCGCGGCTTCGGCCCCTCGGTTATCGACCGTTTCAAGCTGGGCTTCGCCCCGGACGAATGGGAGGCGTTCGCCAAATTTGCGGCGGCCAAAGGATTCAAGACAAACGAACTCATGGACGCCGGCTTGGTTGTCAGGTCGGAAAAGAACCCGGACCGAGCGTACGACCGCTTTCGCGGACGTGTAATATTCCCGATCTTAGATTTGACTGACAAGATAATCGGCTTCGGCGGACGGATTATCGAAGAGGGTACGCCGAAGTATCTAAACAGCCCGGAAACGCCGGTTTTTCATAAAAGCCGGGCGTTATACGCCTTGAACTGGTCCAAAGACTCCATAAAGAAAGAAAAGGAAGCGATTATCGTTGAAGGCTACACGGACGTTATTGCCCTCATGGATAAAGGCGTTGAGAATGTAGTCGCGACACTGGGTACAGCCTTAGGCGCCGATCATTTGAAACTACTCGCCCGATACACCCACCGGGTGGTTTTTGTCTTCGACGCCGACGAAGCAGGGCGGAAAGCGGCCGAGCGCGGTCTGGATCTTATGAGGGAGTTCTATTTGGGTCCGGAGTTCCGCCGCTTTGCGGAGCTGACGGAAAGCCGACATCTCGATATGTTTGTCGCGGCCCTGCCGCCCGGTTCCGACCCGGCTGAATTCGTTACTGAGAAAGGCGCAGAGGAGTTCAAGGCGCTAATCAAAAGCGCCAAACCGCTGGTCGATTTTTGTTTGAACTCTGTTTTTGTCGGCGCCGACACCAAGACGGTCGCCGGCATGCAAAAGACCGCCGCCAGGGCTATGGAAATAATCGCTGTACTGCCTAGCCCCGTTGCCAGGGAAGAGTATCTTAAGCGGGTGGCCGACTTTCTAGGATTGTCGTACGAGTCCCTTTTTGACGAATTCAAGAAATACTCACGCCAGAAAGAACCGGTCAGAGGCCAAGCGCCGGCGGCCACACCGGCCAAACGCGATCCGGCCAGAAATGTCGAACGCGAGGTGCTTAAACTTACGCTTCAATATCCGGAACGCTCCGGGCAGATTCTCGAGAACCTGTCCGCGGAACACTTTTCCCACCCCGATCTTAGATCGGTATATGAGTTGATAAAAGAGGAATACGCAGGCCAGGGTGGCGTTGACGCCGGTCGGCTGGTTGGCAGACTATCGGATGAAGGCGACCGGCAGACCGTAACGGCGCTTTCGACGGAGGACATAAAAACGAACGACATTGAAAGATTTTCGGCGGATATTATGATGCGCATCAAGGAATTTGAAATCGCGCGGCGAATAAATACATTGAAGGCTGAAATGCAAAAAGTCGACTCGGCGTTAGACGCGGCGAGGCACGATGAATTATTTAGCCGTCTTCTGAAACTGGAAGCCGAGCGAAGGGAGATATTAGCCCAGAATGGCTGA